Below is a window of Cygnus atratus isolate AKBS03 ecotype Queensland, Australia chromosome 3, CAtr_DNAZoo_HiC_assembly, whole genome shotgun sequence DNA.
GCGCAGAGGGCGCCTCAGGAGGGGGCCCCGGCGCCCAGGCCCTCCGGCCGCCTTGCCCTGCCCGCGTCGGGGAGCGCCCCAGCGGGCGGCACCCGCGCGGCTCCCCCACGCACCTGGtccccggcccgccccgggcCTCGCCGCCCTCCTGCcgctccggctccggctcctCCTGCAGGACCCTCACCatgtgctgcagcccagccacgCGCGAGCTCCGCCTCGCAGCCGCTGCCTCCGGATCGCCTCCGCCACCTGCGCCACCTCCTCCAGCGAGCCCCTGCTGCTCGCCCCCCTCGCAGCTGCCGCACGCTGCCGGAGGGAGGCCGGGCCGTCAGGGCGGCAgcagcgcccgcagcccccgcagccccagcgcccGCAGCCCTGCGCGGCCGCCGGCGCCCTGCCCGTGCCCCGGGGGCTTCACCTCTGCTCTCCGCCGCCGCCGGGAAGCGCAGCCCttccctctccagcagctcGCTGAACAGCTGGGCATCCGACTCGAGCACCGCGCAGACGCCGTCCTCGTCCTTCGCTGCCTCGGCCGGCGCGGCTCCAGGGCCGGCGCTCCCGCAGCCGGCACCCTCCGAGGAcgccgcggggctgcccccgccGTCCCGCTCGGCCCCCCTGCCCGGCCAGCATTTGCCGTAGACGCGGGAGCCGCGCAGGTGGCCCCGGGCGCTGCCCCGGCTCCGCTCCTCCAGGACCCGCAGCACCTTCCGGGCCAGCCCCACGGGCACCGGCAGCCGGATCAGGGCCTCCTCGTCCGGCCCCGGCAGCTGCACAGGCGGGGCCGCGTCAGCCCTCACGGACGTGGACCCCGCGCCCCCCGTGACGGCCAGGACCCAGCCGGACGCCGAGGCTGCACCGCCGCGGCGCCccgctcccttccctccctcaccccccacctgctctgcctgctcccgcTGGACGAGGCCGGCgatctcctcctgctcctgcgcTTCCAGCTGCTTCACGAAGAAGAGCAGCTCCCACCACTCGGCACGGCTCAGCGTCTCCGCAGCCTTGCTCGGCTGCTCCCCCAGGTACGGCAGGGAGTACAGCCCCCCCAGGGGCTTGGAGAAGAACGGCTGCGCGACTGCAGGACAGCAGAGCGAGGAGGGGCAGCGTCAGCTCCGCCAGCTCCCCCTCTGCTGCAGGCCCCTCGCTCCCATACAGAGCTCACGTGCAGCCGGGGCACGAGGGGTCCCCGCCTCCCCCAGCCTGCCACGGGCATGGGAGGCgacaggagggagggagtgTGCCAGGAGCAGAAGCACGGAGCTGAGGGCTCTGCCAAACTGCTCCCACAGCGCCTGGACCAGGGCAAGGCTCGGtcacccagcaccagcagcacccacagcgCCAGCAGGGCTGGTTAGAAGAGCTGAAGACCCAGCCAACGCGATGCTCACCCGCTGCCAGTTTTTGGCTGTTTGTCAGCGTCGTTCCCCTCTGCCggccctcctgctcctcctgccccgaAGAGCCGATTATCTCCACCATGTGCCAGTGAACCCAGTAAGTGCAGCCCAGGGCTTGCCAGTACACCTGCGGAggagagcacagcacagaggtgaCCGAGGGAACGGAAGACAACCCGTGCTGCCCCCACGCAAGGCTCCACAGCAGCGCTGAGAGGCCTCTCGTTGGCCCCGTCCTCCCAGCGGCAGGTACCTGCACGGGCGGCGTGCCGTCGTTGCTCTGGCGAAACTCGCCCTCGTCCCCCGCGCTGACCTGCTCGTAGTCCTCCAGCAAGCGCACCCGCATGCCGCGCACCAGGTGCGCCCGCACGTACTCCACGTAGCTGCTGCGGCTCGGGAAGGCCGAGCGCGTCTTGAAGGCGCTGGGCTCTTTCGGTGGGGGAGCGGGGGCTGCCTGGGCAGCGGTGCAGGATGTGGCCCCATGCTGGAAGATGGAGCGGGCGGTGCGAGGCTTCGCCTCCTGTCGGGCCGGCGGCTCTGGCTCGTGGCTGTGCTCCCAGCCCATGGCACGCAGCAGCTCCACGATGAGGCCGGCCATCGCCATGCTGAACTCAAACTCCTGCTTCACGCGGCTGCTCTCCGGCTGCTCCCCGCCCTGCTCCTCGCCGCTGCCGAGCTCGTCCAGGAGGGAAGTGACGCGCAGGTAGCGCTTCACCAGGGTGAACAGCTGCTTCCCGGGGATCTGCAACGGGCAGGGCCCTCAGGGGCTGCCTGGCTGAGCGCCTCCACCCCGGCTCGCTCCCCCGAGCCCAGGATCTTCCACTACCTGTGGAAGGTGGATGCCCTCGAAGGACATGCAGTGCTCTTCCGCCGATGTCGTCTCAGCAAACAGCTCCAGCAAGGTGTAGCGGCTGTCAAAGTCCATGTGCTGCTCGACGCCATCCTGCTGGCTCAGGGACAGCAGGACATAAGCCCAGCTCCCTGTAAGAGCAACAGAAACCCTTCAGGCCCCCTAAAGGCACCCCTCATGCCACCCTCAGACACATGAgagataaaacatttctctctcttgtgCATGTGTCCTTCAAGGACTACACGCCAGCTACTGGGGAGAGCTGTGTACGTGGGGAGCCATCTGGCACTAGCAACTGGGGTGGCCAGGGGGGTCTCGGTTGCCAGTGACAGGAGCACGGGGGGGCTCTGAGCCACCCGCCACCACAGTGGGAACAGCGTGTGTCCCCAAAATCAGCTACCGGGGGGACTGCCATGAACGAGCCCCACGGCACCCTGCTtgcctcccagcccccccaccTGCGTCGTGCGAAGCCAGGGCCCTCAGCATCTTGCCGGCGCTGCGGCAGATCTGCTTCTCCTTGTGGCACAGCATCTTCGCCAGCAGGTCGAGGGCTCCCGTCTCCCTGAAGGCGCCCGCCAGCGAGCCGATGCCGGCGTAGGCGCTCAGCACGTGCACGGTGTTGAGCACGGAGGCGGCCTCGGGGGCCCCGGTGCCGCCCAGCTGCCGGCCGGCTCGCCGCACCAGGCTCCTGACGTCGGCCTCCATCTCCCGCAGCGAGGCTTCGTTccggcgccgcgccgcccgcggGGAACGGGCCGGCCGCCCTCTCCCCCTcggcccgcggccccgccggctTCCCCTCGCCCAGCAGCGCCGGGCAGCTGGCGCACACCTCCTCCGCGGACATCCACAGCGACACGCTCCCGGCATCGGGCCCCGCGGAggagccgccgcccgccgctcGCTCCTCCGAGCGGACGAGGCTCCACCGGACCAGGTACTGCGGCTGGCCGTCGTGGCCTCGCCGCTGCCGCAGCAGCTCCCGCGGGCAGGCCTGCAGCTCGGGGCCCAGCGGCACCAGCAGGCCGGTACCGGGGGTACCGGGGGTACCGGGgggcccaggcccaggccccgGAAGCGGAGGCTGCAGCGCTCGCATGATGTCAGAGAGCACCGGGCAGCCGTGACGTCACGCAGCGAGCATCCCCACCGCCACCGGGACCGGCTCGCAGGGCGAGCGGCTCCGCGCTGCTTCTGGGTGTGCGGCAGGGCGCGCATGCGCGAGGGGAGGGACGGACGGGGGCTGGGCCCTGCGagtcccctcccccccccccgttcaTTAACGGCAATAACACACCGGCGGAGGCGCACACACCGCTTTATTGGCCCGGCGTGGATGCCACGCGGGGCAGGTGCACGTAGCTCTTGAGGGGCGGCAGCGGCCTGATCTTGCGGCCGGCCCAGCCGCCCTTGCGGTTGCCACAGCCCCGTGTGCGGGCGCTTGCCCAGCCAGCGGTTGCGGCCCGCCTTGCCGATCACCCGCTTGTTGTGGTCGACGTTGGAGACGCGGCCCACCGTGGCCACGCAGGTCTCCCGCACCTGGGGGGCGAGGAGAGCCGTGAGCCCCCCGCTGTGAGCTGGGGGCCAGGCGGTTGGGGAAGGGCTGGCACGGCTCCGCTACCTGTATTTGCCTCTTGGAGGGCAGCTGCACGATGGCCGTCCCGTTCACCTTCCGCAGCAGCACCCCACAAGTCCCTGCAGCGGgcgagaggaggagggagctgtgctgagcGGCAGGACTTTGTCCCAAACCACGGGGAGCACGTCCCCAAGCACCCGTGCCCCTCGTGCGGCACCTCCTCCAGAGGACAGACCCTCAGGGACACCATCGGGAGGCAGCGTCACGCGGCTGTCCCCACCCCTACAGAGCGTGGCTTTGGGGAGAGGATGAGGACAGCCAGCGGGTGCCCCCGCGCAGACGCACCGGCCGCGCGGATGTACTGCGCTCCCTTGCCGGGGTGGCTCTCCAGGTTGCAGATCAGCGTGCCCACGGGCAGGGCCCCCAGCGGGTAGGCGTCCCCTTCGTTGGCTGACACTGCGGGGGAGAAACCGGTGAGCGCGGCACGGAGCGGCCAGCGAGCCCCCAGCAGGGCCGGCAcgcagccctggggctgtgcaccTGCCATCCTGCTGATGTGGGACGAGTTCTTGATGATATCCCCCGGCTGCATGTTCTCCGTGGCGATGATCCAGCGCTTCCGATTGCCGCCGGCCACCAGCGCGATGTCGGCCGACCTGCGGGGGAGAGGCGCGGGCGGTCAGAGCGGGGCTGACCACGCTGCAGGACCTGCCCGTGGCGCCCGGCACTCACCTGCACGGGTCGTATCGCACGCTGATGACCTTCTCGGTGCCCCTCCTCGTAGCGCAGCCGCTGGAAGTCGATCATGCGGTACCGGCGCTTGTGGCCCCCGCCGATGCCCCGCACACGGATGCGAcctgtgggatggggggggtGGCTCCACACGGGTCGGggtcccctcagccccccgggtccccccccaaccccagtgcccccccccccccaggtcccctcagccccccggTGTCCTCCTCAGCCCCCTGGGATCCCCTCAGCCCCCAAGGTCCACCTCAGCCTCCCGgtgcccaccccagccccggtgcccccccccagcccccccggtgcccccctcAGCCCTCCTCAGCCCCCGGGTCCCCTCAGTCCCCAAGGTCACCTcagccccccagtgccccccccccgcccccggtgcccccccccccccagatcccctCAGCCCCCGAGTCCCCtcagcccccggtgccccccgggtccccctcagcccccccggtgccctcagccccccggtgccccctcagccccccggtgcccccccggtgCCCACCTGTGTGGTCGCGCCCCCCCCGTCTTCCTCATGCCCACGGGCCGCACCGTGTACTTGACGCGGCACTTCCACATGGGGTCGGTGGTGCAGCGCGCCGCCGAGGCGCTCAGGCAGCGGCAGGCGGCCGCCAGGGCCCCGCCGGGCGGCGATATCGCGACAGGCCGGGCGGCGGCGAcagcggcggcagcggcgcgGGGAGCCGACAACGCGAGCGCCCCCCATGGCCCGGCACAGCGCGGCGGCCGCCATCTTGcgcgccgctccccccccccccccccccccgcctcccgcGCCACCACTGCGCGTGCGCGTCGCGGCTACGGGCGAGAGGGAGAGGTCACGGGAGGGGGCGTGGTCAcggggagggggcgtggccaAGCGCCCGGTGGGGGCGTGGCTCCGCTCCCGGTGTTGGCGCGAGGGGGCGCGCGGGCGCCGGTGGCGGCTGGCGGCGGCCATGTCGCGTTTAAAGGGGCCGCGCCGctgagcgggggggggggggaggggaggggcggggaggagcggggaggggggggggcggatttgggccgggccccgccccgtgccgccgcagccgccgcctCGCACCGGTCTCCGCCGCCCTGTGCCGAGCAGGTAGGAGCGGGACGGGggagtttggggggggggtttgggggggatttAGGGCCGGTGGGGCGGGTCTGCGGCACGGGGAGGCGCCAGGCCCGtaggccccggggctgccctgTCAGCAGGCTGCGGTGGCTTTGCCCTCCGGGGTcaggcagggcgggcaggggggTGTCCCCGCAAAAACGGGGTGTCCCCAAAAAAATAGGGGTGCCCTCCCCAAAATAGGGGTGCCCTCCCAAGAATAGGGCTGCCCTCCCCAAAATTGGGGTGCCCTCCCCAAAATTGGGGTGCCCTCCCCAAAATAGGGTGCCCTCCCGAAGCCCCCTTGCCGTGCCTCCCGCCCTGCGGCACCCCGACCCCGCTGTCCCctgggagccccccggggcaggTGCAGGCCCCCCAGGCCAGCACGGCCCGGATACGTTTCGTGGTGCCCCGTGGTGCCCCGTCGCACCGCCGAGGCCCTGTGCGAAGCCCCGTTGGCCGCAGGGCCGTGGCGATCGTCCTCGCTCCCCGCCAGGCCTGGTGCCGTAGGGCTGCCGGGGAGCCTGTCCCCGGAGCCAGCCGGGGCATGGAAATAGGGcctgggcagctggggggggggagccctgCGGCTCCATGAGCTGGGCTTCGGAGCGGTGTCGGCCGTGGGGCGATGCCGCCGCGCGGGTAAGGGCGATAACGAAGAGGGATGCAACCCCCCCAGCCGCAGGATCAATGTTAGGATGCGCTTCTGGGAGCCCGGAGGGAACGGCGTCAGCACCCCCCCGAGCCCTCAGATGGGGGCAGCCCCCCAGAAGCAGCTCGGTGGCTGCCGGAGGTGGCAGCCGTGGGGTCGGCGTGCGTGGCGCTGCCAGCGGAGCGACGGGGCCGTGGCGTTCCTGGAGCCCGGCCGcatctcctcccctcccccccccgcagTGTGGttggcgctgctgctgctggaagccgAGGGCAGCGCCGTGGGAGCCCCgcgtcgccgccgccgccgccgtgcccgCTGCTCCTCCGCGGCACCGCTGGGGCAGGCGGGAGCGCCGGACAAGCCGCTGCAGGCATCCAGGTACCGCTCCTTGGCGGAAGATTCCCTTCTGGTGACTGGGACGGGCAGGGCGCCCGGCCGTCCCGTAACAAAGGGCCGCTTTGAACTGCAGTTTCGGGGAGAGCCGGCGGAAAGTTTTCCCTTGGGGAGCTTGCGGGAAGGCAGGTAGGCGCGGAACCGCGCTGCGGCGACGCcggggagggatggaggggttTCGTCTCTGCTTTCCTCGTCCCAAGGATACGCAGCGGGCGTGCCTCCCGCTGCCAGACAAAGCCAGAGGAGCGATGACGGAGGCAGCTCCGAGCACACAGCAATGGCTCGCAAACTTTGGGAGCCTTGTTTCCGCCCAAACGTTCCTTGTGCAAATAAACCGCTTTCCCGAGCAGAGGTACAccctgctggaggtgctgggggggacACAATTCCCCGTAAACCTCCGGGAGGGAGAAGGGATGCGGCTAGAAGGCCGTGTctggaggagggctgggggatggTGTTGCCGCAGAGAGCTCTGGCCGGGCAGCCTGGAGATATTTGCACAATGGTGGGAGGCTGCGGCGCGCTTCCAGCCGGCACCGGCTTCCCCTGCACCTTGCCCGGCTCTCCTGCGGCGCTGCTCCCTGCTAGGGTCTCCTCTAGCGCCCTTGGGCTCTGCTCCCCGGGTCACTTTGTCCCGCTTGGGGAGGTGGAAGAAAGCACCTGCCCCCACTGCgtgcgaggaggaggaggagggcggtGTGCAGCGAGCACGGGGTCAAAGATCTCGCCAGACCAGACGCAGGGTAAATAAACACGGCTGCGCTCTGCCGTGACTGGCGGAAGGAGCAGGAAGCTCGCCTTCTCTCCTCGGCTGTTTGGGAGGAATGCCCAGGTAGGAACAACGGCGTGAATCCCAAAAAGGGTCtcggggggggcacaggggacGTGCTGCGAGGCTTTGACCTTGGCGGAGGTGCCGGGTAAAGGCTCGATTTGCTAGGGGAGCCGGAGGTGAAACCGATCCTGTGCTTATTGTGCAGGTAAAGCTTTGTCTCGGGGAATTCGCCTGCCTTGTTGTGTTTTGAGGCCCGTTTGTTTCTGGAAATAGCCCACCCGCAGTCAGCTGGTCCCTGCAGCCGCCCCAGGTATGCAGCGGAGGGGGTGCGGGCGCTGCAGGGCCTCCCAGGGCACACGGAGCAGCTCCAGGGCACTCGCTGGGCCCAGCGGCACCCCGACCGTCCCCGTGCTCCTGCGGCACATCCAGCCCTCGGGTTAGGCAGATGTCTGCAGAGGCATCGGCTCCTGGGAATTATTCCGCCTGCTTTAATACCGCTGCGTGCTGTCAGGGCAAGGTAATGGCTCTCGCCCTGCAGCgaggctccctccctccctgcctccctctttCCCCATCAGATCGGGAAGCCAGGGAGAGATGCTAGGCCTGGCTTCGCTCCAGCTGCTTAGCTCTTGTCTCCGCTAGCCCGGAAACAGGTTTTTAATGGTGCTCCGCTCTCGTCCCAGCCACAGCAGATGCAGAGTGGATTTGGCTGCTGCGGGCATGAGcaagaggtttttgtttttgttttgtggctttttttatttaaaaaaaaaaaaaaaacaccttatcAGCTGATCTGGAGATGCTAGCACGAGGGTGGGGGGTGATGAAGACTGCCATTCCTCTGGTCCCAGGGAAAGGTGTGTGTTTTCCAGGCCAGCCAGGGTTGTAAACAGCATGAGGGGCTGTAAGGAGCAGTCGGGCTTTCTGCTGTCACAGTCTCTTTCTGCTATCACACGTGTCTCTTCCTAtttctttacttattttacCTGCGTTGCCTCCCGTGTCTGTGTTCTGCGATTGCTAAAGAACAAAAGGAGTAAGCCCTTTCTGGTCTTGAAAGGAACGACTGATCTGATATAAAGCCAaccacagcagctcctctgtCTCCCCCAGAGCAGATGTGCTCTTGACATTGGCTCACGCTTCGGTAACCCAAGAATTGTTTGCTCTGGTCAACCAGAACAAACCCCAATTTGCCATTTCCAGCCGTGGGctggaaagcaggaggagaTGAGAAGCTCCCAGGTCCTTTCTGAACCTGGATCACCGCGGCCACGTCCCTGGAAAGCCGGCTTACCGCCACCTCACCCTAGGCTTCAGGAAGGTTGTGTTGCAGCACGTTTTCTGTTAGAGGCTGGGGTGGCGGGGAGCTGAAGCTTCTGGGACAGAGAGGAATGTTTAGTGCTTAGGGGAAAGAGCATTCGGGGAGTTTTCCCTCCTTCTTGTGGGAGAACCCTTCCACGTGAGCTGCAAATCTACTCCCTGAGCCCTAGTTAAACACCCTtggggctcctgcagcctgcgGGTTAGCGCAGACTTTCCCAACACAGGCCTTCTGGCATCCAGAAGGGCTCCTGGAGCTTCACACTCAGCTAGAGCTGGCATgtgtcagctgctgctgaaagaagcaGTTCTGGCACTGATCCCCGTCCAGGGCGTAGGGAGGGCTGAGCTGTTTCCAGCAGCGCAGTCAACTTGCGCCGAGTTAAAAATGACCGTCAAGCCCAGGGAAGCTGGTTGGGTGAAGCCTTTCTGGGCTTGGAGATTGGCTTTAAACCGTGCGAGGGGATGCCTGGGTGCTGAGGAGAGTCCCGTGTTTTGGGCACGAGAGGACAAGGGCTTGAGAGCTTCCTGCCTCCATTCctagctgctgctggaggtggatTGCACTGGAGGATTCCCAGCTGCGTCCCTGGTGAAAGGACACGTGTGTGCTGCATTCCCTTCCTTCGGGCCCAGGGTCAGTGCCTGATGCTGCAGCGCCCGGCCCCTTTGTCCTGAAGTGGTGCCCAGCGAAGGGAAACACGAGGAGGAGTTTATCGAATTGGAATTCAggttaggattttattttccttttctttttttctcctggatgGTCAAACAGTGGGTTAGGGGTCTGAAGAGCTTGTAGGATCTCTGCCTTGGGAGATATTCAACCCTTGACTGGACGCAGCCTTCAAATACCTGATCAGAGGCAGGAGGATGGACCGGAGACCTTCCCAATGACAGAATACCCATCACAGACCTTTAATTAGGGAGGAAATTGCAACACAGCAGCCTGTGTAAGGTACATGAGGCCATCTGTGCATCAGTCAGTTTGACTCTTGAGGCTCTGCAGTGCAGGAGGGGtccgggctgggggcaggggctgggggagaacCAGGGCAGAAGACGGGGCCCGTAGGTGCCCCTTTTTTCCACAGCAGGGTGGAGAAACTCGTAAGCCAGAGTTAAATAATGGCAGGGCCCCACGCATATCAGAGTTGGGCGGCACCTTTTGGCTTTGGGGTTGCAGCTCAGAAATGTGCTGGGTAGGAACTCCCCGGGTGCTGGCCCCGGCCTGGTGTCCTGTTTGTGTGCCCTTAGTGGCTCTGAGGGAGCGGGAGATGCCCCAGGCATTGCTGGCATGGCTCACGAGCATCCCAGagcactgctcctgctctgtgcctcACATGAGCCTCAGCAGGTGTGTCCTGGCTGCCCGTAGGCTCCTGCAGTCCCTGTTTGTTTCCTGATGCTATGGTATCAAAACGAGGAGGAAGCTTGTGACACCAGCTCCGCGATGGCTGAACCTCAGCACGCTGTTTCACTgccctcattttattttttggtgtcCGAGGCGTCAGGTTGAGGTTTTGTTGTGGTGTGGAGGCTCGGCTGTATATCGGTGATCTCACTTTTAGCTTCGTGGAGGTCAACCAGACTTCCAAAAAACCCTTTATTCGGTGGTTTGACAGCAGTGAGCTGGCAGaggtccaaaaaaaaacccaaaacccTAACAAAGCAACCCCCAAACTATTCCCTGCTTCCCTCAAGCAGGTCACCCTACCTGCTCTAGGTAACAAAAGCACAAGACTGGGAtaactgctgtgaaaataagCCTCCAGCCCcctgtttccatttctgaaatgctcaTCAATATCCGTCTCCCAAACTTATTCACTCCTTCTCGCTGTGAATCAGCCTCATTCTTCTCCCCAGGaagctttttttccagaaccCGGTTGTTTTTCCTGCAATTACCGTATCCTTAGATCGCGTTCTCCTACAGAAGAGCTTGCTGCTAAAGATCTGCGCTCACTGCCGTGCAGAAAGCAGTGGCAGGCCATCTGCAGTCTGAAGGAAGCCGCAGTCACTGCCCTGACAGCACCACTTGTGCGAGCTGTGCAGCACCCTGCATCTCACGTGTGCTTGGTCCAGGGATGTGCAGGGAGACGGTGAAGCGAGCTGAATTTGTTGAGGCACGTGTAGAGGTAACAAAAGACCACCTGAAGTCTGCTTCTGTCGTAGCTGCCCCCTGATTTCCCTGGTGCCAGGTTTGTGGCTCTCTGGAGCCTCCTGGCATTAGGCAGCGTGACTTTGAGGTCCGCTTGGACCCATCTCGTCTGGCATCCTTGTCTCCGTTGTGGGCTTAAGATGCAAGCGCAGAAGCTTCCAGCTCTTTCCTCTTACAGCTCTCGTGTGTGGGAGCGGatttcagaggcagaaaaagtGGGCTGACGAAAGCTGCTGATGCTCGGTGG
It encodes the following:
- the MRPL2 gene encoding LOW QUALITY PROTEIN: 39S ribosomal protein L2, mitochondrial (The sequence of the model RefSeq protein was modified relative to this genomic sequence to represent the inferred CDS: deleted 4 bases in 4 codons): MAAAALCRAWGALALSAPRAAAAAVAAARPVAISPPGGALAAACRCLSASAARCTTDPMWKCRVKYTVRPVGMRKTGGRDHTGRIRVRGIGGGHKRRYRMIDFQRLRYEEGTEKVISVRYDPCRSADIALVAGGNRKRWIIATENMQPGDIIKNSSHISRMAVSANEGDAYPLGALPVGTLICNLESHPGKGAQYIRAAGTCGVLLRKVNGTAIVQLPSKRQIQVRETCVATVGRVSNVDHNKRVIGKAGRNRWLGKRPHTGLWNRKGGWAGRKIRPLPPLKSYVHLPRVASTPGQ
- the LOC118261691 gene encoding LOW QUALITY PROTEIN: cullin-9-like (The sequence of the model RefSeq protein was modified relative to this genomic sequence to represent the inferred CDS: inserted 2 bases in 1 codon) is translated as MRALQPPLPGPGPGPPGTPGTPGTGLLVPLGPELQACPRELLRQRRGHDGQPQYLVRWSLVRSEERAAGGGSSAGPDAGSVSLWMSAEEVCASCPALLGEGKPAGPRAEGERAAGPFPAGGAAPXNEASLREMEADVRSLVRRAGRQLGGTGAPEAASVLNTVHVLSAYAGIGSLAGAFRETGALDLLAKMLCHKEKQICRSAGKMLRALASHDAGSWAYVLLSLSQQDGVEQHMDFDSRYTLLELFAETTSAEEHCMSFEGIHLPQIPGKQLFTLVKRYLRVTSLLDELGSGEEQGGEQPESSRVKQEFEFSMAMAGLIVELLRAMGWEHSHEPEPPARQEAKPRTARSIFQHGATSCTAAQAAPAPPPKEPSAFKTRSAFPSRSSYVEYVRAHLVRGMRVRLLEDYEQVSAGDEGEFRQSNDGTPPVQVYWQALGCTYWVHWHMVEIIGSSGQEEQEGRQRGTTLTNSQKLAAVAQPFFSKPLGGLYSLPYLGEQPSKAAETLSRAEWWELLFFVKQLEAQEQEEIAGLVQREQAEQLPGPDEEALIRLPVPVGLARKVLRVLEERSRGSARGHLRGSRVYGKCWPGRGAERDGGGSPAASSEGAGCGSAGPGAAPAEAAKDEDGVCAVLESDAQLFSELLEREGLRFPAAAESRACGSCEGGEQQGLAGGGGAGGGGDPEAAAARRSSRVAGLQHMVRVLQEEPEPERQEGGEARGGPGTREKLVKAAVELLSAEAAEKRLVVLALRLVALLMERRDWRVPFAMEGGVRAVLACMRQHAASALVQQAGLALMREVFASIGSACGEGSPGLLSAIPAAVRAMRSVPGGSSGVRNGLLVLKMLVERPPGPGGAAGAEALLEAREPAGGPGDGALSEDVVVALERQLCGGGPVPSVGPEGLRGDLGALRDAPLRARPRPGRRSRAAGLPLAGLSARRVLSGPRASLRILNKFLDGYREDALPWHECVEPCLSSLSTHGSDREVVQEVVGFLHRLAAASKDCAVAMCRAGAHEALAKALEKHRR